The region GGTTGTGTCCTGCGAGAACGCGGTGTGTGATCGGTAAATCACCTCCCAAAGAAGAGAGGAATACCTCAGATGTCCGCCATCTCAGGCGCGGCGCAGCACTACCGCGTCCGCAGAACACCGGCACTCATCGCCGTGGGGGCGCTCGCCGTCACGACACTGTTCACTCTTCCCCAGACCACCCGGGCCACCACGGCCGAACAGCCCGTCGTACGCGCGGGCTCCGTCACCTTCGTGGACGACGGCGACACCGCCGCGGTCACCCTGACGGTCGAGGCGGCCGACGGCGCCGCCCTCGCCGCACCGGTCAGCGTCGGCTGGAGCACCGGCTCCGGCACGGCCACCGCCGACGCCGACTACGCCGCCGCCTCCGGCACCGTCGAGTTCCCCGCGGGCACGCCGTCCGGCACCCAGCGCACCTTCCAGATCGCCACCCGCGCGTCCGACGCGGGGGAGACGGCGGAGACCGTGCCCGTGACCCTGCGGTCGCGGGACGCGGAGGTCTCCGGCCGGCCCGCCGTCGTCGTGCGGGCGCACGGGCTGCCGTACCTCGACCCGCGGCTGTCGACCAAGAAGCGCGTCGCCGACCTGCTGGGCCGCATGACCCTCGCCGAGAAGGTCGGGCAGATGACCCAGGCCGAGCGCGCGAACGTCACGAGCGACCCGGCGGCCATCGCCGAGCTGGGCCTCGGCTCGGTGCTCAGCGGCGGCGGCTCGACGCCCGCCGAGAACACGCCCGAGGCCTGGGCCGACGCGATCGACGGCTTCCAGACGCAGGCCCTCTCGACGCGGCTGCAGATCCCGCTGGTCTACGGCGTGGACTCCGTGCACGGCCACGGCAACCTGTTCGGCGCGACGATCCTGCCGCACAACATCGGGCTCGGCGCCACGCGCGACCCGGCGCTGGTCACGCGGGCGGAGCGCATGGTCGCGACCGAGACGCGCGCGACCGGCATCCCGTGGACCTTCGCGCCGTGCGTGTGCGTGGTGCGCGACGACCGCTGGGGCCGCACGTACGAGTCGTTCGGGGAGCACCCCGCGCTCGCGAGCGTGCTCGGCGCGGCCGCCGTCGCCGGGTTCCAGGGCAGGGACCTGGAGAGCAACCGGTCCGTGCTCGCCACCGCCAAGCACTTCGTGGGCGACGGCGACACCACCTTCGGCACCGGCGAGGGCGACTACACGATCGACCAGGGCATCACCGAGCAGAGCCGGCGCCACGTCGAGAAGGTGGACCTGCCGCCCTACGTCGCGACGCTGAAGGCCGGCGTCGGCTCGGTCATGCCGAGCTTCTCCAGCATCGACTGGACCGACGACGGCCTCGGCAACCCCGTGAAGATGCACGCGAACCGCGAGCTGGTCACCGGGTGGCTCAAGCAGAAGCAGGGCTTCGACGGCTTCGTGATCAGCGACTGGCAGGGCATCCACCAGATCCCGCCGGTGGCGGCCGACTCGCCGACCACCGCCCAGATCGTCACCAGCGTGAACGCCGGCATCGACATGTTCATGGAGCCGTCGCAGTTCGAGCGGTTCCACACGCGGCTGGTCGCGGCGGTGCAGGACGGCCAGGTCAGCGAGCGGCGCATCGACGACGCCGTGTCCCGCATCCTGACCGCCAAGTTCGAGCTCGGGCTGTTCGAGGAGCCGTACGCGGACCGCTCGCACGCCGACGAGATCGGCTCCGCCCAGCACCGGTCGATCGCCCGCGAGGCGGTCGCGAAGTCGCAGGTGCTGCTGAAGAACAGCCGCCGTGCGCTGCCCCTGGACGACCGCGACAGCATCTACGTCGCGGGCCGCAACGCCGACGACCTGGGCAACCAGGCCGGCGGCTGGACCGGCACGTGGCAGGGCTTCTCGGGCGACGTCACGCCGGGCACCACGATCCTGGAGGGTATCGAGGCGGCGGCCGACGACGTCACGTTCAGCGAGGACGCGTCCGCGCCGACCGACGGCGCAGACGTCGGCGTCGTCGTCGTGGGCGAGACCCCGTACGCCGAGGGGTTCGGCGACGTGGGCGGGCCCGAGTGGGCCTGGGACCCGGCCGACGGCGGGGTGCCCCGCGAGGAGAAGTCGATGTCCCTGCAGCCCGGCGACGCCGAGGTCGTGGAGAAGGTCTGCTCCGAGATCAGGACCTGCGTGGTCCTTGTGGTGTCGGGGCGGCCGCAGGTGCTCACCGAGCAGCTCGGGTCGATCGACGCGCTCGTCGCGTCGTGGCTGCCCGGCACGGAGGGCGCCGGCGTCGCGGACGTGCTGTTCGGCGACCGGAGGTTCACGGGCAAGCTGCCGGTCTCGTGGCCGCGCTCCGCGGACGACCCGGTGGTGAACGTGGGCGACCGGGACTACGACCCGCTCTTCCCGTTCGGCTGGGGCCTGACCACCGGCAAGGGACACCACGGTGACCAGCGGCTCACGCTGCAGGACGCCGTGCTCGACCCGGCGGACGGCGTGCCGCCCGCGGCGTCGCGCGCGATCGCGACGTCGGAGGTGGCCCTCCTGGAGGGCCGCACGGGCGTGGCGCGCGGCATCCTCAACGCGGCCCTGCCGAGATAGAACCCCAGCGAGGTAGAACTGCAGCGAGGTAGAACCGCGATGTACTGCGGTTCTACCTCGCTGCAGTTCTACCTCGCCAGAGTTCTACTTCGCCCTGGTTCTATCTCGCCCTGGTTCTATCTCGTCGCCGCGAGGGCCTGCTCGACGTCCTCGATGATGTCCCGGACGTCCTCCAGGCCCACCGACAGCCGCACGGTCGTCTCCGCGATGCCGACGGCGGCCCGTCCCGGCGCGCCCAGCTTGCGGTGCGTCGTCGTCGCCGGGTGCGTGACCAGGGACTTCGCGTCGCCGAGGTTGTTCGAGATGTCGACCAGCCGCAGGGCGTCGAGGAACGTGAACGTGTGCCGCTTCGCCGCGTCGTCGTCGGTGCCCTCGGGGACCGCCAGGTCGAACGTGACCACGGTGCCGCCGCCGCCCATCTGGCTGCGCGCCAGGTCGGCCTGCGGGTGGGAGTCCAGGAACGGGTAGCGCACGGTGCCCACCCCGGGGAGCTCCTCCAGGGCGTGCGCGACGGCGAGGGCGCTCGCGCTCTGGGCGGCGACCCGCACCGGCAGCGTCTCCAGGCCCTTGAGCAGGGTCCACGCGTTGAACGGCGAGAGCGACGGCCCCGTGTTGCGGATGAACGTCTGCACGGGCCCGGTGATGTAGTCGGTCGAGCCGAGGATCGCGCCGCCCAGCACGCGGCCCTGCCCGTCGATGTGCTTGGTCGCCGAGTAGACGACGACGTCGGCGCCGAGCTCCAGCGGCTTCTGCAGCAGCGGCGTCGCGAACACGTTGTCGAGCACCACGGTCGCCCCGGCGGCGTGCGCCAGGTCCACGACGGCGCGCACGTCCACGATGTCCTGCATCGGGTTGGACGGCGTCTCGAAGAACACCACGTCCGCGGGCGTGGCCAGGGCCTCCTCCCACTGGGAGAGCACGTGCCCGTCCACGTAGTCGGTGCGCACGCCCCACTTCTTGAAGATCTCCTCGAAGATCACCACGCTGGACCCGAACAGCGCCCGGGCCGCCACGATCCGC is a window of Promicromonospora sukumoe DNA encoding:
- a CDS encoding glycoside hydrolase family 3 protein encodes the protein MSAISGAAQHYRVRRTPALIAVGALAVTTLFTLPQTTRATTAEQPVVRAGSVTFVDDGDTAAVTLTVEAADGAALAAPVSVGWSTGSGTATADADYAAASGTVEFPAGTPSGTQRTFQIATRASDAGETAETVPVTLRSRDAEVSGRPAVVVRAHGLPYLDPRLSTKKRVADLLGRMTLAEKVGQMTQAERANVTSDPAAIAELGLGSVLSGGGSTPAENTPEAWADAIDGFQTQALSTRLQIPLVYGVDSVHGHGNLFGATILPHNIGLGATRDPALVTRAERMVATETRATGIPWTFAPCVCVVRDDRWGRTYESFGEHPALASVLGAAAVAGFQGRDLESNRSVLATAKHFVGDGDTTFGTGEGDYTIDQGITEQSRRHVEKVDLPPYVATLKAGVGSVMPSFSSIDWTDDGLGNPVKMHANRELVTGWLKQKQGFDGFVISDWQGIHQIPPVAADSPTTAQIVTSVNAGIDMFMEPSQFERFHTRLVAAVQDGQVSERRIDDAVSRILTAKFELGLFEEPYADRSHADEIGSAQHRSIAREAVAKSQVLLKNSRRALPLDDRDSIYVAGRNADDLGNQAGGWTGTWQGFSGDVTPGTTILEGIEAAADDVTFSEDASAPTDGADVGVVVVGETPYAEGFGDVGGPEWAWDPADGGVPREEKSMSLQPGDAEVVEKVCSEIRTCVVLVVSGRPQVLTEQLGSIDALVASWLPGTEGAGVADVLFGDRRFTGKLPVSWPRSADDPVVNVGDRDYDPLFPFGWGLTTGKGHHGDQRLTLQDAVLDPADGVPPAASRAIATSEVALLEGRTGVARGILNAALPR
- a CDS encoding O-succinylhomoserine sulfhydrylase; this encodes MTVTGAYPPDANPGGSGRKPLPDGVRPATLAVRGGHQRSEFQETSEALFLTQGYVYDNAAEAEAAFKGDVDRFVYSRYGNPTVHTFEERLRQLEGADACYATATGMSAVFTSLAALVESGSRIVAARALFGSSVVIFEEIFKKWGVRTDYVDGHVLSQWEEALATPADVVFFETPSNPMQDIVDVRAVVDLAHAAGATVVLDNVFATPLLQKPLELGADVVVYSATKHIDGQGRVLGGAILGSTDYITGPVQTFIRNTGPSLSPFNAWTLLKGLETLPVRVAAQSASALAVAHALEELPGVGTVRYPFLDSHPQADLARSQMGGGGTVVTFDLAVPEGTDDDAAKRHTFTFLDALRLVDISNNLGDAKSLVTHPATTTHRKLGAPGRAAVGIAETTVRLSVGLEDVRDIIEDVEQALAATR